The proteins below come from a single Gemmatimonadota bacterium genomic window:
- a CDS encoding TetR/AcrR family transcriptional regulator: MTLSYATILRRQQRAAGADKRKGERTRDRLTLAAVQALEARGYLRLRVRDICERAQTSPATFYQYFRNTEHITIEVLTGFLQSTFHTGRTAAPPRPLFEALYAANLAWVSSARANAGLMRCLLQLGDQVPEFMALHERLSHEWFLHVTQNLRRRFPASGTDEATLLLAVHALGAMMDEMVRKLFVARVKQLRPLIAATAPTDEAIAEFLSTLWYRALLGTNPPRVRHRASRGLLRFTGAATRRPA, translated from the coding sequence ATGACGCTTTCGTACGCGACGATCCTTCGTCGCCAGCAGCGGGCGGCGGGCGCCGATAAGCGCAAAGGTGAACGGACGCGCGACCGCCTGACGTTGGCGGCTGTGCAGGCGCTTGAGGCGCGCGGGTATCTGCGCCTGCGCGTGCGTGACATTTGTGAACGGGCGCAGACCTCACCGGCCACGTTTTATCAGTATTTCCGCAACACCGAGCACATTACCATCGAAGTGCTCACGGGGTTTCTGCAGTCCACTTTTCATACGGGCCGCACCGCCGCGCCGCCCCGTCCGCTCTTTGAGGCGCTCTACGCGGCCAATCTTGCGTGGGTCTCCTCGGCGCGCGCCAATGCGGGGCTCATGCGTTGCCTGCTGCAGCTTGGCGATCAGGTGCCGGAGTTCATGGCGCTCCACGAACGGCTGAGCCATGAATGGTTCTTGCATGTGACGCAGAATCTGCGTCGGCGGTTTCCGGCGTCGGGCACCGACGAAGCGACGCTCCTGCTCGCGGTGCACGCGCTCGGAGCGATGATGGATGAGATGGTGCGCAAGTTGTTTGTGGCGCGCGTGAAGCAGTTACGTCCCCTGATTGCCGCGACCGCGCCGACGGACGAAGCGATCGCCGAGTTTTTGTCCACGCTGTGGTACCGCGCGCTCTTGGGGACGAACCCGCCGCGTGTGCGTCATCGTGCGAGTCGTGGTCTGCTCCGCTTTACCGGAGCGGCGACACGCCGTCCTGCCTGA
- a CDS encoding MaoC family dehydratase → MPPETPAPRSIQSFEAGRDLGTSAWVTVTQAMISSFGDVTQDRDPMHVDPAWAAKGPFGNTIAFGFLTLSLLTHMMHNAMGTDSSHYDPTQGYYLNYGFDRVRFITPVLVGTRIRGHFRVVELRADAGNRNIVKFAATVEIEGNDRPALVAEWLSVAVPAATA, encoded by the coding sequence ATGCCGCCCGAAACGCCCGCCCCGCGCTCCATTCAGTCCTTCGAAGCGGGCCGCGACCTCGGCACCTCCGCTTGGGTGACCGTCACGCAAGCCATGATTAGCAGCTTCGGTGATGTCACCCAGGACCGCGATCCCATGCACGTCGACCCTGCGTGGGCCGCCAAAGGGCCGTTCGGCAACACCATCGCCTTCGGCTTCCTCACGCTGTCGCTGCTCACGCACATGATGCACAACGCGATGGGCACCGACTCGAGCCACTACGATCCCACGCAAGGCTACTATCTGAACTACGGTTTCGACCGCGTACGCTTCATTACGCCCGTGCTGGTAGGCACACGCATTCGCGGCCATTTCCGGGTGGTCGAACTGCGGGCCGACGCCGGGAATCGCAACATCGTCAAGTTTGCCGCGACCGTCGAAATCGAAGGGAACGACCGCCCCGCCCTCGTCGCCGAATGGCTCAGCGTTGCCGTACCCGCCGCAACGGCGTAA
- a CDS encoding MFS transporter, translating into MAKPLPKPAILGFALGSLGSGVYSTVPTVLLLFYCTEVLHIPPAFAATIVFIPKAWAIVWDPLVGAWSDRSRSPRGRRAPFILAGTVGISLTFALLFNAPGTSTMAAGGYVMLVYFVMASSYSVFAVPYVAVPAEITDIAAEREQLMAWRMTTAMVGVLVGAGVAPMLVSAAGGGRGGYSVMALIIAAFCATAMLITYFTVRRYHTNDRGHSRPAADLRAGLRRVAANADYVRLWIAYLLAMSGTAVFTAMVPYYVTHVLARREADTGTALFALLIGTILSIPLWTKAMKRWGGWHALTGAFAAYAVVAAVFAVMPSGLSFGAVVAAMFVLGAPFGGIQLLPFTLLAHIAHAEAAAGDRQEGLYTGVWTAGEKLALAIGPAVAGGGLALTGYVSGAAQQTEAARHGLQLLMALVPAVFLAPAMVMLLRRRGAKHTEHAHHV; encoded by the coding sequence ATGGCAAAGCCACTTCCCAAGCCCGCCATACTCGGCTTCGCGCTCGGCTCGCTGGGCTCCGGTGTGTACTCCACGGTCCCCACCGTACTGCTGCTCTTCTACTGCACGGAGGTGTTGCACATCCCGCCGGCCTTCGCCGCCACGATTGTGTTCATCCCCAAGGCGTGGGCCATTGTGTGGGATCCGCTCGTCGGCGCCTGGAGTGATCGCAGTCGGTCGCCCCGCGGCCGGCGCGCGCCCTTCATTCTGGCAGGTACAGTTGGCATCTCGCTCACCTTCGCCCTGCTCTTCAATGCGCCGGGCACCTCGACGATGGCCGCGGGCGGATACGTCATGCTCGTCTATTTCGTCATGGCGTCATCGTACTCGGTGTTCGCCGTGCCATATGTGGCCGTGCCGGCTGAGATCACGGACATCGCGGCCGAACGCGAACAGTTGATGGCGTGGCGCATGACCACGGCTATGGTGGGCGTGCTGGTCGGCGCCGGCGTGGCGCCGATGCTCGTCTCCGCCGCCGGCGGTGGACGCGGTGGCTACAGCGTGATGGCGTTGATCATCGCGGCCTTCTGCGCCACAGCAATGCTTATCACGTACTTCACCGTACGTCGGTATCACACCAACGACCGTGGTCATTCGCGCCCTGCCGCAGACCTGCGCGCCGGACTCCGTCGCGTGGCAGCCAACGCTGACTACGTACGGCTCTGGATTGCCTACTTGCTCGCGATGAGTGGCACGGCCGTTTTCACCGCGATGGTGCCCTACTACGTGACCCATGTGCTCGCACGGCGCGAAGCCGATACCGGCACCGCACTGTTTGCCCTGCTCATTGGCACCATTCTCTCCATCCCGCTCTGGACCAAAGCCATGAAGCGCTGGGGCGGATGGCACGCGCTTACCGGAGCCTTTGCCGCGTACGCGGTCGTGGCGGCTGTATTCGCTGTAATGCCGAGCGGACTTTCGTTCGGCGCCGTGGTGGCAGCGATGTTTGTGCTCGGTGCTCCGTTCGGCGGCATTCAATTGTTGCCGTTTACTCTCCTCGCGCACATTGCGCATGCTGAAGCGGCAGCCGGCGATCGACAGGAAGGGCTCTACACCGGCGTCTGGACAGCGGGCGAGAAACTCGCGCTCGCCATTGGCCCCGCCGTCGCGGGCGGCGGACTCGCACTCACAGGCTACGTTTCAGGTGCGGCGCAGCAGACCGAAGCGGCGCGCCACGGGCTCCAATTATTGATGGCGCTGGTGCCAGCCGTCTTTTTGGCGCCGGCCATGGTCATGCTGCTGCGACGCCGCGGGGCGAAGCACACGGAGCACGCGCATCATGTCTGA
- a CDS encoding class I adenylate-forming enzyme family protein has protein sequence MSDMVLRPTPVAHRVSDFVTWYAERTPQAEASVHEADRLTYAALAARVDAVARALLAVGVKKGDRVATLAPPHPDYLITFLASASIGAIWMGLNPRYRTDELTYVVADAEPSVLFARTSFGDRQYDAEIAAMRAAAPSVRQVVALDDTGAAGTESIAAFLARGSTVPDDRLATARADCGGRDACLLVYTSGSTGRPKGALLAHDSIVQFSNGQNRAWPINDQRFLNYFPINHVGCVVDMSVPTLAAGGCLIFMEQFTPDAALALMVRERVSAWASVPTVFQMQLELPDFASYDLSAVRLIIWEGAAMPVEVIRRLRTIVPLMATNYGMTETTSAITIVYPTEDEDVLANSVGSAFEGVQLRLADEHGKAVADGAPGEVQTHSIYNTLGYWRRPDATAAAFTADGWFRTGDLAVQRPDGRYRIVGRIKEMYKSGGYNVYPREVEDCIQSHPDVVMAAVVGCPDPLWQEVGVAFVVGRGALTADALEKHCREHLANYKIPKRFVLCSELPLLPIGKVDKVELARRAQQDATA, from the coding sequence ATGTCTGATATGGTGTTGCGCCCAACACCGGTAGCGCACCGCGTCAGCGACTTTGTCACCTGGTACGCCGAGCGAACACCGCAGGCGGAAGCATCGGTGCACGAGGCAGATCGACTGACCTACGCAGCGCTCGCCGCGCGCGTCGACGCCGTCGCGCGCGCCCTGCTTGCTGTCGGCGTAAAGAAGGGCGATCGCGTCGCCACACTCGCTCCGCCGCACCCCGATTACCTCATCACCTTTCTGGCGAGCGCATCCATTGGCGCGATCTGGATGGGGCTCAACCCACGGTATCGCACCGACGAGCTCACGTACGTTGTGGCTGACGCCGAGCCAAGCGTGCTCTTTGCGCGCACCTCGTTCGGCGACCGGCAGTACGACGCCGAGATTGCCGCGATGCGCGCAGCGGCGCCGTCCGTTCGACAGGTGGTAGCGCTGGATGACACGGGAGCCGCTGGCACAGAATCCATCGCGGCATTTCTCGCACGTGGCAGCACAGTGCCTGACGACCGCCTCGCCACCGCGCGTGCGGACTGCGGCGGACGCGACGCCTGCCTGCTCGTGTATACCTCGGGAAGCACCGGACGCCCCAAGGGAGCACTGCTCGCCCACGATTCCATTGTGCAGTTCTCCAATGGGCAGAACCGCGCCTGGCCCATCAACGACCAACGATTCCTGAACTACTTCCCGATCAATCACGTCGGGTGCGTCGTTGATATGTCTGTGCCCACCCTCGCCGCCGGTGGCTGCCTCATCTTTATGGAGCAGTTCACTCCTGACGCTGCGCTCGCCCTGATGGTGCGCGAACGCGTCTCGGCGTGGGCCTCCGTGCCCACGGTCTTTCAAATGCAGCTCGAGCTCCCGGATTTTGCGAGCTACGATCTCTCGGCGGTGCGCCTCATTATTTGGGAAGGGGCGGCAATGCCCGTGGAGGTGATTCGTCGCCTGCGTACGATCGTGCCATTGATGGCCACGAACTACGGCATGACCGAAACCACGAGCGCCATCACCATTGTCTATCCCACAGAAGACGAAGATGTGCTCGCCAACTCCGTAGGCAGCGCATTCGAAGGCGTGCAACTGCGACTCGCCGACGAACATGGCAAAGCCGTAGCGGACGGCGCGCCCGGCGAAGTGCAGACACACTCCATCTACAACACACTCGGCTACTGGCGGCGCCCCGACGCAACGGCGGCCGCCTTCACCGCCGATGGCTGGTTTCGCACCGGCGACCTCGCCGTGCAGCGTCCCGACGGTCGTTATCGCATTGTCGGCCGCATCAAGGAGATGTACAAGTCCGGCGGCTACAACGTCTATCCGCGCGAAGTCGAGGACTGCATCCAGTCGCACCCCGACGTCGTGATGGCGGCCGTGGTCGGCTGCCCAGACCCACTCTGGCAGGAGGTAGGCGTCGCCTTCGTGGTTGGACGAGGCGCGCTCACCGCGGATGCACTCGAGAAGCACTGCCGCGAACATCTCGCCAACTATAAGATTCCAAAGCGATTCGTGCTCTGCAGCGAACTCCCGCTCTTGCCCATCGGCAAGGTAGACAAGGTTGAGTTAGCTCGGCGCGCGCAGCAGGACGCCACCGCGTAG
- a CDS encoding (2Fe-2S)-binding protein produces the protein MRLTVNGTARTYDGDPTQPLLWYLRDELTLTGTKFGCGIAACGSCTVHVDGEAIQSCVTPMSALADKKVTTIEGLSAKGDHPVQTAWAEANVPQCGYCQSGQMMAASALLAKTAHPTDADIDRAMSLVICRCGTYDRIKSAIIAASKGGR, from the coding sequence ATGCGTCTCACCGTCAACGGCACCGCTCGCACGTACGATGGCGATCCCACCCAGCCACTCCTCTGGTATCTGCGTGATGAGCTGACACTCACGGGCACCAAGTTCGGATGCGGGATTGCCGCGTGCGGCTCCTGCACGGTGCACGTAGACGGCGAAGCCATTCAGTCGTGCGTGACACCGATGAGCGCCCTCGCCGACAAAAAAGTGACGACCATCGAAGGCCTCAGCGCTAAGGGTGATCACCCCGTGCAGACGGCGTGGGCCGAGGCCAACGTGCCGCAATGCGGCTACTGCCAATCCGGTCAGATGATGGCCGCGTCCGCGTTACTTGCCAAAACAGCCCATCCCACCGACGCAGATATCGACCGCGCCATGTCGCTCGTCATCTGCCGCTGCGGCACCTATGATCGTATCAAGTCCGCGATCATCGCCGCCTCCAAGGGAGGGCGCTAG
- a CDS encoding molybdopterin-dependent oxidoreductase, giving the protein MTTPTSMERRAFLQRLATGGLVLAVGVNGVRHLEAMTAFFTLDPLQPSVHLSIGEDGLVTVVCHRSEMGQGVRTALCMVMADELEADWTTIRIEQAIGDKKYGDQNTDGSTSIRAGSYDRFRLAGAAARAMLEQAAATEWGVPLAEVTARNGAVVHDGSKRSLPFGKLVARARTLPVPTKPKLKDESQFRFIGKEVAGLDLHDILTGKAIFGQDAKMKGMKIAVVLRPPVYGSKVATLDASAALKVKGVERVITLATTPVPSGFQPLGGVAVVATSTWAALQGRRALKVTWTASPNDGYDSDKYRAELQKSARAPGRVIRRQGDAAAALANSTRKVTAEYYAPHLAQAPMEPPAAVAMVTATGCECWVCTQNPQEVRDSVATALKLPKEKVICHVTMLGGGFGRKSKPDYAVEAALLSKEMHAPVKVIWTREDDIQNGYPHTVAFQHFEGALDASGKVTALLHRVASPSINSTFAPGVTDLSDGEATAGLLDSPYAIPNYQAESCKAIPHVRIGWFRSVNNIPHAFAISSFLDELAHAAGRDPRDFLLELLGPDRIVDMKQVGAVNPVDNYGGTWEEHPLDIARYRKVLELATAKAGWGKQLPKGEGLGLAVHRSFLSYVAVVVHAKVSAKGEIVIPRVDIAMDCGFMVHPERIRSQAEGAVVMGLSNAITSELSYKNGRVAQSNFNDYRVLRMSAAPRETHVHLAPSGGAPGGVGEPGVPPVAPALANAIFAATGKRIRSLPLGKELTKNNG; this is encoded by the coding sequence ATGACAACGCCAACCAGTATGGAACGCCGCGCTTTTCTCCAGCGCTTGGCGACCGGCGGCCTTGTGCTTGCCGTGGGCGTGAACGGCGTGCGTCACCTCGAGGCGATGACTGCATTCTTCACACTTGATCCGCTGCAACCGTCGGTACATCTCAGCATCGGCGAGGATGGCCTCGTCACCGTGGTCTGCCACCGTTCTGAAATGGGCCAAGGGGTGCGCACCGCACTCTGCATGGTGATGGCTGACGAACTCGAAGCAGACTGGACCACCATTCGCATTGAACAGGCGATCGGCGACAAAAAGTACGGCGATCAGAACACCGACGGCTCCACCAGCATTCGCGCGGGCTCGTACGACCGCTTCCGGCTTGCCGGCGCTGCCGCGCGCGCGATGCTCGAACAGGCAGCCGCTACAGAGTGGGGCGTGCCGTTGGCCGAGGTCACCGCACGCAATGGTGCGGTGGTACACGACGGCAGCAAACGCTCGCTCCCCTTTGGCAAACTCGTGGCGCGCGCACGGACACTCCCGGTGCCCACCAAGCCCAAGCTCAAGGACGAATCGCAGTTCCGTTTCATCGGCAAAGAAGTCGCCGGGCTCGACCTACACGACATTCTCACTGGCAAGGCCATCTTCGGGCAGGACGCGAAGATGAAGGGAATGAAAATCGCCGTCGTGTTGCGTCCGCCGGTGTACGGCTCCAAGGTTGCCACGCTCGACGCATCGGCCGCACTGAAGGTGAAAGGGGTGGAGCGTGTGATCACGCTGGCCACCACGCCCGTGCCGTCCGGCTTTCAGCCGCTAGGCGGCGTGGCCGTTGTGGCCACGAGCACATGGGCCGCGCTGCAGGGACGGCGCGCGCTCAAAGTCACATGGACGGCGAGCCCCAACGACGGCTACGATTCCGACAAGTACCGCGCCGAACTGCAAAAATCCGCACGCGCGCCCGGACGCGTCATTCGTCGACAAGGAGATGCAGCGGCCGCACTCGCGAACTCCACACGCAAGGTGACCGCCGAGTATTACGCGCCGCATCTGGCGCAAGCGCCCATGGAGCCGCCGGCCGCCGTGGCGATGGTCACGGCTACTGGATGTGAATGCTGGGTCTGCACTCAGAATCCGCAAGAAGTGCGCGACTCGGTGGCAACCGCACTCAAACTTCCAAAAGAAAAAGTCATCTGTCACGTCACCATGCTCGGCGGCGGCTTCGGACGAAAATCCAAACCCGATTACGCGGTGGAAGCGGCACTGCTCTCCAAAGAAATGCACGCGCCGGTGAAAGTCATCTGGACGCGCGAAGACGACATCCAGAACGGCTATCCGCATACGGTGGCGTTCCAACATTTTGAAGGGGCGCTCGACGCGTCGGGCAAGGTCACGGCATTGCTGCACCGCGTGGCCTCGCCGTCGATCAACAGCACCTTCGCCCCTGGCGTCACCGACCTGAGTGACGGCGAGGCCACCGCCGGACTCCTCGATTCTCCGTACGCGATCCCCAACTATCAGGCCGAGTCGTGCAAAGCCATTCCGCATGTGCGCATTGGCTGGTTTCGCTCGGTCAATAACATTCCGCACGCTTTTGCGATTTCGTCCTTCCTCGACGAACTCGCCCACGCCGCCGGGCGCGATCCGCGTGACTTTCTGCTCGAACTACTCGGCCCCGACCGAATTGTGGATATGAAGCAGGTGGGTGCCGTGAATCCGGTGGACAACTACGGCGGCACCTGGGAAGAGCACCCGCTCGACATTGCGCGGTATCGCAAAGTGCTCGAACTAGCCACCGCCAAGGCCGGCTGGGGCAAGCAACTGCCCAAGGGCGAAGGGCTCGGCCTCGCCGTGCACCGCAGCTTCCTCTCGTACGTGGCCGTGGTGGTGCATGCGAAAGTCAGCGCCAAGGGTGAGATCGTGATCCCACGCGTGGACATCGCCATGGATTGCGGCTTCATGGTGCACCCCGAGCGCATTCGCTCGCAGGCCGAGGGCGCCGTGGTCATGGGGCTGAGCAACGCCATCACGAGTGAACTCTCGTACAAGAATGGGCGCGTGGCGCAGTCGAACTTCAACGATTACCGGGTGCTGCGCATGAGCGCCGCGCCGCGCGAAACGCATGTGCATCTGGCGCCGAGTGGCGGTGCGCCGGGCGGTGTCGGTGAGCCGGGGGTGCCGCCAGTCGCACCAGCGCTCGCCAATGCGATTTTCGCGGCGACCGGCAAACGTATTCGCTCGCTTCCGCTCGGCAAAGAACTGACCAAGAACAACGGGTGA
- a CDS encoding DPP IV N-terminal domain-containing protein gives MKALLLIPLVASVASVALAQRPTVTTATYAKAEQRFSKNADAMVLGDRIAPNWIAGSDRFWYRVTTSRGAAFMYVDPARKIRRVAFDHAQLSVALGRAADTTLVADSLPFQTLEWQEEGALTRVQVMLRGKSWRCNISAAYECASVTPPKIDPSELRSPDGRWALSLKEHNLWLRNTATDESKALTTDGTARYGYARDPEANTTFITMQRAGMPVVPVASWSSDSKRIVAQRIDQRRVPLSYLLQSSPDSGVRAKLWTFAFPFPGDSVAQGTWQLFDAASGQRISTDAHPMPTPYGSSLTFQEAWWSDSAGTQLYYIEHERGGKAWWLKAIDVASGTTRTVAEERGPTLVEATLELGTRPEIHVTHDGREIIWPSERDGWQHLYLLDAATGRVKSQITSGPWVVRRIVRVDDATRRIWFLGTGREAGRDPYLTHLYVVGFDGRGLTLLSPEDAHHEITLGAKGDWVIDRYSRADVAPVTVVRSLDGKSVLPLERADVSRLLATGWRWPERFSTKAADGVTDLFGLLYKPADFDSTKRYPVIEEIYPGPQTIEVPKAFVAGGDINALVELGMIGFRVDGRGTPFRSKAFHNYSYGHLENGGGLEDHVAALREIAKSRAYVDLDRVGIYGHSGGGFASARAMFLYPDLYKVAVSSAGNHDQRGYLSLWGETYQGMPQGDNYAAQANPSIAKNLKGKLMLVYGDMDDNVAPALTLQVMNALTKANKSFDMMVVPNGSHGMVYNMYFRRRRWDYFVEHLIGATPPRDYLITTAPELPPAIVGTGTLP, from the coding sequence ATGAAGGCGCTCCTCCTGATTCCGCTCGTCGCGTCCGTCGCGTCCGTCGCACTGGCGCAGCGACCAACGGTTACCACCGCAACGTACGCCAAGGCGGAGCAGCGATTCTCCAAGAATGCCGATGCGATGGTCCTCGGTGATCGCATCGCGCCTAACTGGATCGCGGGAAGCGATCGCTTTTGGTATCGCGTCACCACGTCACGTGGCGCCGCGTTTATGTATGTGGATCCCGCACGGAAGATTCGCCGTGTGGCCTTTGATCACGCACAGCTATCAGTCGCACTCGGTCGCGCGGCCGACACGACGCTGGTGGCCGACTCATTGCCTTTTCAAACATTGGAGTGGCAGGAAGAGGGCGCACTGACGCGCGTGCAGGTGATGCTGCGAGGAAAGAGTTGGCGCTGCAACATCAGCGCGGCGTACGAGTGCGCGAGTGTCACGCCCCCCAAGATTGATCCATCTGAACTGCGTTCGCCGGACGGCCGTTGGGCGCTGTCGTTGAAAGAGCATAATCTCTGGCTCCGCAATACCGCGACTGACGAAAGCAAAGCGCTCACCACCGACGGCACCGCACGCTATGGCTATGCGCGCGATCCCGAAGCCAACACCACTTTTATCACCATGCAACGGGCTGGCATGCCTGTGGTACCGGTCGCCAGTTGGTCATCCGATTCCAAGCGCATCGTCGCGCAGCGCATTGATCAGCGCCGAGTGCCACTGTCGTACCTGCTGCAGTCGTCGCCCGACAGCGGCGTCCGGGCAAAACTCTGGACGTTCGCCTTTCCCTTCCCTGGTGACTCCGTCGCGCAGGGCACCTGGCAGCTCTTCGACGCCGCGTCAGGACAGCGCATCAGCACCGATGCGCACCCAATGCCGACACCGTATGGTTCGTCGCTCACGTTTCAGGAAGCGTGGTGGAGCGATTCGGCCGGTACGCAGCTGTACTACATCGAGCATGAACGCGGCGGCAAAGCCTGGTGGCTCAAGGCGATAGACGTGGCTTCTGGCACCACGCGCACGGTGGCCGAAGAGCGCGGCCCCACGCTTGTGGAAGCAACGCTCGAACTTGGCACACGTCCTGAAATACACGTGACACACGATGGCCGCGAGATCATCTGGCCTTCGGAGCGAGATGGCTGGCAGCATCTGTACTTGCTCGACGCCGCGACCGGCCGCGTCAAATCGCAAATCACGTCGGGGCCGTGGGTCGTGCGGCGTATTGTTCGGGTGGATGACGCGACGCGACGCATCTGGTTCCTCGGCACCGGGCGCGAAGCCGGCCGAGATCCGTACCTCACCCATTTGTACGTCGTCGGTTTTGATGGGCGCGGGCTCACGCTCCTGTCGCCGGAAGATGCCCACCACGAAATCACGCTCGGGGCCAAAGGCGACTGGGTGATTGATCGGTACAGTCGCGCGGATGTCGCACCGGTCACGGTGGTGCGATCGCTCGACGGCAAGAGCGTGTTGCCACTCGAGCGCGCGGATGTGTCGCGCCTCCTGGCCACCGGCTGGCGCTGGCCCGAACGGTTTTCAACAAAAGCCGCGGACGGGGTGACCGATCTGTTCGGCCTCCTCTACAAGCCCGCCGATTTTGATTCGACCAAACGATACCCGGTGATTGAAGAGATTTACCCCGGGCCGCAAACAATCGAAGTCCCCAAGGCCTTCGTTGCCGGTGGGGATATCAACGCGTTGGTCGAACTCGGCATGATCGGCTTTCGGGTGGATGGCCGCGGGACGCCGTTCCGCTCGAAAGCCTTCCATAATTATTCGTACGGCCACCTCGAAAACGGCGGTGGACTTGAGGATCACGTTGCGGCGCTACGTGAGATTGCAAAAAGCCGAGCGTATGTAGACCTCGATCGCGTTGGGATCTATGGCCATTCCGGCGGCGGCTTCGCCTCCGCGCGCGCGATGTTTCTGTATCCCGACCTGTACAAGGTGGCGGTTTCGTCCGCCGGCAATCATGACCAGCGCGGCTACCTCTCGCTCTGGGGCGAGACCTACCAGGGGATGCCGCAGGGCGACAACTATGCGGCGCAGGCCAATCCGTCGATTGCCAAGAACCTCAAGGGCAAGTTGATGCTCGTGTATGGCGACATGGACGACAACGTGGCGCCCGCGCTCACCCTGCAGGTGATGAACGCGCTGACCAAGGCCAATAAATCTTTTGATATGATGGTGGTGCCCAATGGATCGCACGGCATGGTGTACAACATGTATTTCCGCCGGCGGCGCTGGGATTACTTCGTGGAGCACTTGATCGGCGCCACGCCCCCGCGCGACTACCTCATTACCACCGCGCCTGAGCTTCCGCCGGCGATCGTGGGGACGGGAACGCTGCCGTAA